In the Nitrospirae bacterium YQR-1 genome, one interval contains:
- a CDS encoding tetratricopeptide repeat protein, producing the protein MEDTHKGEIFKNTVIIAAIIGLTFFAYYDVTGFSFINYDDHMNITQNPYVQDGLTLKSIKWAFVTTYSYNWIPLSWLSHMSATELFGMNAGRHHLVNVIIHTLNALLIFFTFRAISIPVFPCAFAALAFAVHPMHTESVAWVSERKDVLYTFFYFISIYAYSYYVKKQGSLRYTMVFLTFALSLMSKPMAVTLPLILLILDFWPLGRIRYDEKQGFPTRTVLSCVMEKIPFFMLSALMSLITYSAQDTQGAVSSELSLVIRLENAFLSYVKYIYMMFVPMNLSVFYPYPTSISVLQFIPSFLIIVIISFLAVKFSQRIPYLFTGWFWFIVMLLPVIGFIQAGAQAIADRYTYVSFLGLFLVIAMPLNSYFEKKKIGKLVLIIAVSGILIYYTCLTKKQAGYWSDSMSLFQHSASVRPDNYIAHYNLGSELNNRGQFEAAYGNFKETVRVVPNYVLAYVGMGIALNGLQQTEAAAEAFMDALFINPSLPEAYNGLGITLSKMEDFNKKPQIAEFLKTTFENDFTDNYKAALACFNKAVTLKPDYGDAYVNLGNILFFIGRYEKAIESFNAAIQTRPYFPEAYNGIGVVLMKNGKYQEAAAYFTKALSQNASDQKAKKNLEIARALYLKAKQL; encoded by the coding sequence ATGGAAGACACTCATAAAGGTGAAATTTTTAAAAATACTGTAATTATTGCAGCAATCATTGGGTTAACCTTTTTTGCATATTACGATGTGACGGGGTTTTCTTTTATTAACTACGATGACCACATGAACATAACTCAAAATCCTTATGTACAGGATGGATTGACTCTTAAAAGCATTAAATGGGCATTTGTTACAACATATAGCTATAACTGGATTCCTCTTTCATGGCTTTCTCACATGAGTGCGACCGAATTATTTGGTATGAATGCAGGCAGACACCATCTTGTAAACGTTATTATTCATACATTAAACGCATTGTTAATATTTTTTACCTTCAGGGCTATATCAATACCTGTTTTTCCCTGCGCCTTTGCTGCTTTAGCTTTTGCCGTTCACCCTATGCACACAGAGTCGGTAGCGTGGGTTTCAGAACGAAAGGACGTACTCTATACGTTTTTTTATTTCATATCAATTTATGCTTATTCTTATTATGTTAAAAAGCAGGGAAGTTTGAGATATACAATGGTTTTTCTAACCTTTGCCCTTTCTCTTATGTCTAAACCGATGGCGGTTACGCTTCCTCTTATTTTGCTTATTCTTGACTTTTGGCCGCTTGGCAGAATCAGATACGATGAAAAACAAGGGTTTCCAACAAGGACGGTGCTGAGTTGTGTTATGGAGAAAATCCCATTTTTTATGCTCTCAGCCCTTATGAGTCTGATTACCTATAGTGCTCAGGATACACAGGGTGCTGTTTCATCGGAACTATCGCTTGTTATCAGGCTTGAAAATGCTTTCTTGTCTTACGTTAAATATATATATATGATGTTTGTACCAATGAATCTTTCCGTTTTTTATCCGTATCCAACGTCAATATCAGTACTTCAGTTTATTCCATCCTTTTTGATAATTGTAATTATAAGCTTTCTGGCTGTAAAGTTTTCTCAAAGAATTCCATATCTATTTACAGGGTGGTTTTGGTTTATAGTGATGCTTCTGCCGGTTATAGGTTTTATACAGGCCGGTGCACAGGCCATTGCCGACAGATACACGTATGTGTCTTTTCTCGGACTTTTTCTTGTTATAGCGATGCCGTTGAATAGTTATTTTGAAAAGAAAAAAATCGGCAAATTAGTGTTAATTATTGCTGTCTCCGGCATTTTGATATATTACACTTGTTTAACTAAAAAGCAGGCAGGGTACTGGAGTGATTCGATGAGTCTTTTTCAGCACAGTGCAAGTGTCCGGCCTGATAATTATATTGCCCACTACAATCTTGGAAGTGAACTCAACAACAGGGGGCAATTTGAAGCTGCTTATGGAAACTTTAAAGAAACTGTCAGAGTTGTGCCAAACTATGTTCTTGCCTACGTGGGGATGGGCATTGCCTTAAATGGTTTGCAACAGACAGAGGCTGCCGCCGAGGCATTTATGGATGCTCTGTTTATAAATCCATCATTACCTGAGGCATATAACGGTCTTGGTATTACATTGTCAAAAATGGAGGATTTCAATAAAAAACCTCAAATAGCTGAATTTTTAAAAACTACTTTTGAAAATGACTTTACTGATAACTACAAAGCAGCGCTGGCTTGTTTTAATAAGGCGGTAACTCTTAAACCTGATTATGGTGATGCATATGTCAATTTGGGAAATATTTTGTTTTTTATCGGCAGGTACGAAAAAGCCATAGAGTCATTTAATGCTGCCATTCAAACAAGGCCCTATTTCCCTGAGGCGTACAACGGTATAGGGGTGGTCTTGATGAAAAATGGAAAATATCAGGAAGCAGCAGCATATTTTACAAAAGCTCTTTCTCAAAATGCTTCCGACCAGAAGGCAAAAAAGAATCTCGAGATTGCCAGGGCCTTGTATCTGAAGGCAAAACAGCTTTGA
- a CDS encoding helix-turn-helix domain-containing protein, translating into MDLKRRIGDYTGQLMAQYRLTYRMLANMLGISPGRLAGYCKAKELPRADILIKLADIGGITVDELLRTDKSPKPREVIVSTGANAGDTTRGISEEDVAHQDGTCNYMYKNGDLTDAQADKLHALAQMIVELEKDVSARPKSHAAVYNALTKHFKVQYYRQIKEVEFQKVEAYLQRWIGKLKKAKALPDKDRALSRKKRCSDIIAITIKELGWTRKGLDNYIYEIYGLNTINDLEDSQLEHLYSRVSAMRG; encoded by the coding sequence ATGGATTTAAAAAGAAGGATTGGAGATTATACAGGCCAGTTGATGGCTCAATACCGGCTGACTTACAGGATGCTGGCTAACATGTTGGGAATAAGTCCCGGTAGATTAGCAGGCTACTGTAAGGCAAAGGAATTACCCCGGGCCGATATTCTTATAAAATTGGCAGACATTGGTGGAATCACGGTGGATGAGCTGCTGAGGACTGATAAATCACCGAAGCCAAGAGAAGTAATAGTAAGCACAGGTGCAAATGCAGGCGATACAACAAGAGGCATTAGTGAGGAAGATGTTGCCCATCAGGACGGGACATGTAATTATATGTACAAAAATGGAGACTTAACAGATGCACAGGCGGATAAACTCCATGCGCTTGCTCAAATGATTGTGGAGCTGGAAAAAGACGTCAGTGCAAGACCCAAAAGCCATGCAGCTGTCTATAATGCTCTTACTAAGCACTTTAAAGTACAATACTACAGGCAAATCAAAGAAGTGGAATTTCAAAAAGTGGAAGCTTACCTGCAAAGATGGATAGGAAAGCTAAAAAAAGCAAAAGCATTACCTGATAAGGACAGAGCACTGAGCAGAAAAAAACGCTGTTCAGATATCATAGCAATAACCATTAAGGAGCTTGGTTGGACCAGAAAAGGCCTGGATAATTACATATATGAAATTTACGGATTAAATACAATAAACGACCTTGAAGACTCCCAGCTTGAGCATCTGTACTCAAGGGTCTCGGCAATGAGAGGTTAA
- a CDS encoding flippase, whose product MGLLRNISFLTASQVVEKILSLLIIVFISRKLGAVEFGLYTLVMSFVSLFYYFYDGGLGNFLVKEVGKNREIGRGYLKRIFTLRLVLCVCAVVLSLITAYMAGYGKREFYGIVIFSFATAFVYISSILRAPFMGIERMEIESALTVTFRFLCAAAILILLAIGIKMPLLMLPYLFSAVVVMFMSLFIFKRYFNNYKTGGDDGNIKMLTILKNSVPFALTAFMGEVFFNIDKVILAKYETLSAVGLYNGAYKIVLVGMFIPSGITMAAYPRMANLWVSGKSASGDFINQLTKPLLALGLCFSFITAVNSTEITTAVFGAKFSDSAYILKHLIWIVPAIFLGHLTDIVLQATQRQWFACVSMTIAVSVNVLLNFLLIPVVHAAGCVYAALVTIYSVFIVRMYIINKDVNGAFKPWLYIRFLLITLFSGTLCYVIKGYLPWQAEAAFGVFVFFAGLYAAGCITRRDVKFLLEIRKAGANNYSP is encoded by the coding sequence ATGGGACTGCTGAGGAACATATCATTTCTTACGGCATCACAGGTTGTCGAAAAGATTCTGAGTTTGTTAATCATAGTTTTTATTTCGAGAAAACTTGGCGCCGTGGAATTTGGTTTATACACACTGGTAATGTCCTTTGTTTCTTTGTTTTACTATTTTTATGACGGCGGGCTTGGGAATTTCTTAGTTAAGGAGGTTGGAAAGAACAGAGAGATAGGGAGGGGATATTTAAAAAGAATTTTTACTCTGCGTCTGGTTCTGTGTGTGTGTGCGGTGGTGCTTTCCCTTATTACAGCTTATATGGCTGGATATGGAAAAAGGGAGTTTTATGGAATAGTGATTTTTTCGTTTGCCACAGCCTTTGTGTATATTTCTTCAATTCTAAGGGCGCCGTTTATGGGGATTGAGAGGATGGAAATAGAGAGCGCCTTAACAGTTACTTTTAGGTTTCTCTGTGCAGCGGCAATATTGATTCTGTTGGCAATCGGCATAAAGATGCCGCTTTTGATGCTGCCTTATCTGTTTTCAGCTGTTGTAGTCATGTTTATGTCACTGTTTATTTTTAAGAGGTATTTTAACAATTACAAAACAGGTGGAGATGACGGCAATATAAAAATGTTGACAATTCTTAAAAACTCTGTTCCGTTTGCTTTAACAGCATTTATGGGTGAGGTTTTCTTTAATATAGACAAGGTGATACTGGCAAAGTATGAGACTCTCAGTGCGGTTGGGTTATATAACGGGGCGTATAAGATAGTCCTTGTGGGAATGTTTATACCTAGTGGTATAACTATGGCGGCATATCCGAGGATGGCTAACCTGTGGGTAAGCGGCAAGTCTGCAAGCGGTGATTTTATTAATCAGCTTACTAAACCGCTGCTGGCTCTGGGCTTATGTTTTTCGTTTATTACGGCGGTTAACTCAACCGAGATTACTACTGCCGTCTTTGGTGCTAAATTTTCAGACAGTGCCTATATCCTTAAACATCTCATATGGATAGTGCCGGCGATTTTTCTTGGCCATCTTACAGACATAGTGCTTCAGGCAACGCAGCGGCAGTGGTTTGCCTGTGTGTCCATGACAATTGCTGTTTCTGTAAATGTGCTGTTAAATTTTCTGCTTATTCCGGTTGTGCACGCCGCTGGGTGTGTCTATGCAGCGCTTGTAACGATTTACAGTGTTTTTATCGTTCGTATGTATATAATCAATAAAGATGTTAATGGTGCTTTCAAACCGTGGTTATACATAAGATTTTTGCTGATAACTTTGTTTAGCGGTACTCTGTGTTATGTAATAAAGGGATATTTACCATGGCAGGCGGAGGCTGCGTTTGGGGTTTTTGTTTTTTTTGCGGGCTTATACGCCGCAGGGTGTATAACCAGGAGGGATGTTAAGTTTCTTTTGGAAATCAGAAAGGCGGGGGCGAATAATTATTCGCCCTAA
- a CDS encoding DUF3365 domain-containing protein translates to MFSVSGYMRSGLYYVLPVFIWAVMVFASLAWDLANQNNVLRNMALEKGRNIFRFIELSRLWSAGHGGLYAIISEKAQPNPYLNVPNRDITTVTGLKLTLINPAYMTRQIGEISKGLSDTSFHITSLKPLRPENRADNQEEKYLKMFESGTAEAIELIGGIKDGTYRYMAPLRVKEPCMKCHAAQGYAVGDIRGGISVTYPASSIYTLMKPQRINALSIHVAVFVITAVALIVLLRKLHAQWFILKSAKDKTDAEVANRTSELKYINELLRNQIEQRKVVEEKLRLFELIVQNSPVTVVITSKDAEIEYVNPHFVHLTGYLPEEVLGKKPSIIKSEQTPPEVYEGMWEKIKNGDDWYGELLNKKKNGDLYWESVKIVPIKNDEGDIIHFLAVKEDITARRRLQNELCTLNESLKEEVSSEIEKNQKRERLLMHQSKLASMGEMIGAIAHQWRQPLSSIALLIQDIEDSYIYGELSRERIHEIVSKSMVQIKYMSATIDDFRNFFQPSKEKIKFNVIAVIDEVLSILHAQLKSHSVNTQIESKVADLPLSFGHPNEFKQVMLNLINNAKDAISEKRDKAKSTGKSLTGHGEIRIEVDTEDGNIVIMVKDNGGGIAEETMDRIFEPYFTTKEQGKGTGIGLYMSKVIVENNMNGRLTVENSEDGALFKVLIPGA, encoded by the coding sequence TTGTTTTCAGTAAGTGGTTATATGAGGTCAGGATTGTACTATGTCTTACCGGTATTTATATGGGCGGTCATGGTGTTTGCTTCCTTAGCGTGGGATTTAGCCAACCAAAATAATGTTCTGAGGAATATGGCTTTAGAGAAGGGCAGAAATATTTTCAGGTTTATAGAACTCTCCCGTCTCTGGAGTGCCGGCCACGGCGGGCTCTATGCTATAATCTCGGAAAAGGCACAGCCCAATCCATACTTGAATGTTCCCAACAGAGATATAACCACGGTAACCGGCCTGAAGCTGACTCTGATTAATCCGGCCTATATGACAAGGCAAATAGGTGAAATATCTAAAGGTCTGAGTGATACATCATTTCATATAACAAGTTTAAAACCCCTGCGGCCTGAAAACAGGGCGGATAACCAGGAAGAGAAATACTTAAAGATGTTTGAGTCCGGTACTGCCGAGGCAATTGAGCTGATAGGAGGCATCAAAGACGGCACCTACAGGTACATGGCTCCGCTTAGGGTTAAAGAGCCGTGTATGAAATGCCATGCCGCACAGGGGTATGCAGTCGGAGACATCAGGGGTGGGATAAGTGTAACGTATCCGGCCTCATCAATCTATACTTTGATGAAACCCCAGAGGATTAATGCCTTGTCTATACATGTTGCTGTTTTTGTTATAACGGCGGTGGCTCTGATTGTGTTACTAAGAAAGTTACATGCGCAGTGGTTTATTCTTAAGAGCGCAAAAGATAAGACAGACGCTGAGGTTGCCAACCGGACGTCCGAACTTAAGTACATAAATGAGCTGTTGAGAAATCAGATAGAACAACGCAAGGTTGTTGAGGAAAAATTGAGGCTCTTTGAGTTAATAGTGCAAAACAGCCCTGTAACTGTTGTAATAACCTCTAAGGATGCGGAAATAGAGTATGTAAACCCGCATTTTGTCCACTTAACCGGTTATTTGCCTGAGGAGGTTCTGGGCAAAAAACCCAGCATTATAAAATCTGAGCAAACACCGCCTGAAGTGTACGAAGGTATGTGGGAAAAAATAAAAAATGGTGATGACTGGTACGGTGAATTATTAAATAAAAAGAAAAATGGAGACCTGTACTGGGAATCTGTAAAAATAGTACCGATAAAAAATGATGAGGGAGATATAATCCATTTTCTTGCGGTAAAAGAGGATATAACGGCAAGAAGGAGGCTTCAGAATGAGCTGTGTACACTCAATGAAAGCCTTAAAGAAGAGGTCTCAAGTGAGATAGAGAAAAATCAAAAAAGAGAACGCCTGCTTATGCATCAGTCAAAACTGGCCTCTATGGGGGAGATGATAGGCGCCATAGCCCATCAGTGGAGACAGCCGCTTAGCTCTATTGCCCTGCTTATACAGGACATCGAGGACTCCTATATATATGGAGAGTTAAGCAGGGAGCGCATACATGAAATAGTGTCTAAGTCTATGGTTCAAATTAAGTACATGTCTGCAACAATTGATGATTTCAGAAATTTTTTCCAACCATCAAAGGAGAAAATAAAATTTAACGTTATCGCTGTGATTGATGAGGTTTTGTCTATTTTACACGCCCAACTTAAGAGTCATTCTGTAAATACTCAGATAGAGTCTAAGGTGGCTGACCTGCCGTTGTCCTTTGGTCATCCAAATGAGTTTAAACAGGTTATGCTTAATTTGATCAATAATGCCAAAGATGCTATAAGCGAAAAAAGAGATAAAGCTAAATCAACAGGTAAATCTTTAACAGGCCATGGAGAAATTCGTATAGAGGTGGACACGGAGGATGGCAATATTGTGATAATGGTTAAAGACAACGGGGGGGGAATTGCGGAGGAGACCATGGACAGAATATTTGAACCCTACTTTACAACAAAAGAGCAGGGAAAAGGCACTGGGATAGGGCTCTACATGTCTAAAGTAATTGTAGAAAATAATATGAACGGCAGGCTGACTGTTGAGAATTCAGAAGATGGCGCCCTGTTTAAAGTTTTAATTCCTGGTGCCTGA
- a CDS encoding tetratricopeptide repeat protein: MMHNRFNKTTLVLLIVAAAMVVYFPLRENGFINCDDPQYVTENSYVGDGLTLEGLKWAFNTNYFFNYHPLTWLAHMSDTQIFGVNPAGHHLTSLILHIVNTLLLLVFLERLTIPPLQALFIAALFTLHPLNVESVAWVSEKKNLLYTTFWFPSLIAYLKYGKTLKKNYYFLCFTFFVLSLLSKPMAVTLPVVLFLLDFWPLRRFSKLSIAEKIPFIIPAFLSSLITYNLHAEGSAIATLSVFPLTSRIGYSMVSYVNYILKMICPVNLILFYPYPEGFITLKFIFSALFLIVITFLAFKLRKTHPYFLFGWAWFLIVLFPVSRVFFAGRDPMSDRHAYLSAIGIFIIAAAGLPDLLKHKSLDKYKESAFLKTNGQNTAAVLPVFISVAILSVFSIISLRQVQRWRDSLTLFSYAVTVSPRSFQSYNNYGAELIAHGRYSEAINLLQKGLEINPSSPSLNYKMGYALTKLGRIDEAYDYYSKTKFSSSQISEAFYYKREGLRYLKDKKYLQAVRYLSLSLEITPGDVEAINNKGIALMGLGRLVEAAEMFTAGLTINPKSPEMLYNKALALKQNGNTAGALECLAAALKLAPESKVIRKAIEDISSQR, encoded by the coding sequence ATGATGCACAACCGTTTTAATAAAACAACACTGGTTTTACTTATCGTGGCTGCCGCCATGGTTGTTTATTTTCCGCTTAGGGAAAACGGCTTTATTAATTGTGACGACCCACAGTATGTCACAGAAAACTCATATGTAGGTGACGGCCTCACGCTGGAGGGATTGAAATGGGCATTTAATACCAACTATTTTTTTAACTACCATCCCCTCACATGGCTTGCCCACATGTCTGACACTCAGATTTTTGGTGTAAACCCCGCAGGGCATCATTTGACAAGCCTTATTCTCCACATTGTAAACACCCTCCTGCTGCTTGTGTTTCTTGAAAGGCTCACAATCCCCCCCTTACAGGCACTCTTTATAGCTGCACTCTTTACCCTGCACCCTTTAAATGTTGAATCTGTGGCATGGGTATCGGAAAAGAAAAATCTCTTATATACAACATTTTGGTTTCCATCGCTTATTGCTTATTTAAAGTACGGGAAAACTCTCAAAAAAAATTACTACTTTCTCTGTTTCACTTTTTTTGTACTAAGTCTGTTGTCTAAACCTATGGCTGTGACCTTGCCTGTTGTGTTGTTTCTTCTTGACTTTTGGCCACTCAGACGATTTTCAAAACTTTCAATTGCCGAGAAAATCCCCTTTATAATTCCAGCTTTTTTAAGCAGTCTGATAACCTATAATCTTCATGCAGAGGGCTCAGCGATTGCCACACTAAGCGTATTTCCCCTTACATCCCGCATCGGATACTCTATGGTGTCATACGTAAATTACATTTTAAAAATGATATGCCCGGTTAACCTGATTCTTTTCTATCCATACCCTGAGGGTTTCATAACTTTAAAATTTATTTTTTCCGCCTTATTTCTTATAGTAATTACATTTTTAGCTTTCAAATTGAGAAAAACACACCCGTATTTTCTTTTTGGGTGGGCATGGTTTCTTATCGTACTTTTCCCTGTCAGCAGAGTTTTTTTTGCCGGACGTGACCCCATGTCAGACCGCCATGCTTATCTCTCAGCCATAGGAATATTCATTATTGCAGCAGCAGGATTACCGGACTTACTTAAACACAAGAGCCTGGATAAATACAAAGAAAGTGCTTTTCTAAAAACAAATGGACAGAACACAGCAGCCGTATTGCCGGTTTTCATCTCAGTAGCCATACTATCTGTTTTTTCCATCATATCCCTCAGGCAAGTGCAACGGTGGAGGGACTCGCTGACTCTGTTTAGTTATGCCGTCACCGTATCACCGCGCAGTTTTCAGTCGTACAATAACTACGGGGCGGAGCTGATTGCCCATGGAAGGTACTCAGAGGCTATTAATCTCTTACAAAAAGGGCTTGAGATTAATCCCTCCTCCCCATCACTTAATTATAAAATGGGATATGCCCTTACAAAGCTTGGCAGAATTGATGAGGCTTACGATTATTATTCTAAAACCAAATTTTCGAGTTCACAGATAAGCGAGGCTTTTTATTATAAACGGGAAGGACTAAGATATCTGAAAGATAAAAAATACCTTCAGGCGGTGCGCTATCTTTCTCTCTCATTAGAGATAACGCCCGGTGATGTTGAAGCTATCAACAACAAAGGGATAGCGCTTATGGGATTAGGCAGATTGGTTGAGGCAGCAGAGATGTTTACGGCAGGGCTTACGATTAATCCTAAAAGCCCTGAAATGCTCTATAACAAGGCACTGGCATTGAAACAAAACGGCAACACTGCAGGGGCATTGGAGTGCCTTGCAGCAGCACTAAAACTTGCCCCCGAATCCAAAGTAATAAGAAAAGCTATAGAGGATATATCCTCACAGCGGTAA
- a CDS encoding HEAT repeat domain-containing protein codes for MMEEMYGKTDDNQSFGDMVADYMEKGFLDNIVSMFKADRDACSLIVRLIRDERMRVRIGAIALVEELVALPWRDELADMLLPLLEDESPLVRGDAAYCFGIIGGDSHIEHLSKLKGDAVKDVSEAATEAIESIMNEKKL; via the coding sequence ATGATGGAAGAAATGTATGGTAAGACTGATGATAACCAATCCTTTGGTGATATGGTGGCGGATTACATGGAAAAGGGGTTTCTGGATAATATTGTGTCAATGTTTAAGGCCGACAGAGATGCCTGTAGTCTCATTGTCAGACTTATCAGGGATGAGAGAATGAGGGTACGAATCGGTGCTATAGCCCTTGTTGAAGAACTGGTGGCGCTGCCGTGGAGGGATGAGCTGGCTGATATGTTGCTGCCGCTTTTAGAGGACGAAAGCCCTCTTGTCAGAGGGGATGCTGCTTATTGCTTTGGTATTATCGGCGGAGACTCTCACATAGAGCATTTAAGTAAGCTTAAGGGGGATGCAGTAAAGGATGTCTCAGAAGCCGCCACTGAGGCTATTGAGAGTATTATGAATGAAAAAAAACTTTAA
- a CDS encoding tetratricopeptide repeat protein — protein sequence MSFDFINYDDPVYITNNPLVLNGFTLKSFIPAFKATTNGNWSPLVEISNMSAVSVFGLKAYGHHLINVALHVAASIVLFYVMRALFHSDGISLFTALAFATHPMHVEPVAWISQRKDVLYAFFFFLSMLLYVDYAKRPSALKYTFTLIAFICSLMSKAMAVTLPAVLLIADIYPLERFSGRERNRSIIYEKIPFFFFSIVISVVTYLVQKSAGAVETKQPVALIIRLGNAVISLAEYVSKLFIPVNMSVFYPYRAGIAVWEVLVCAALITAMTFLAVKYLKKRPYIFTGWFFYLVTISPVIGIIQAGSQSVADRYTYVPYVGLFIIIACLVTESLQKYAKYCVTAAAAITIFVFMLISFKQISRWKDSETLLRHGISVTENNYVLYNNLAEVLQRQWKTSEALKNYSAALSIKPDYADARAGIGIAYMYEGNFDKALENLNIALQLNPKCVEAYIALAAIITARGQQATALQYLNRGLSIAPNSALLRYNLGVTYLAAGKSAEALENLKISVNLNPYDAKAFFYLGNVYAAQGKLTEAESAYRSALHLQPDYTDAMVNLGNVSIYQKRIEEAVKIFTIASESAMAPPEAFNGLGSALIMSGQPQRAIKPLQRAIELRPDFKEALVNLEIAKANLR from the coding sequence ATGTCTTTTGATTTTATTAACTACGACGACCCTGTTTATATTACTAATAATCCACTTGTCTTAAATGGGTTTACATTGAAAAGTTTTATACCTGCTTTTAAGGCAACAACCAATGGTAATTGGTCTCCACTTGTAGAGATTTCCAACATGTCGGCTGTGTCCGTGTTTGGTTTAAAGGCCTATGGTCACCATCTTATTAATGTTGCCCTGCATGTGGCTGCATCAATAGTGTTGTTTTATGTGATGCGTGCACTGTTTCACTCTGACGGAATTAGTTTATTTACGGCTCTTGCTTTTGCAACACACCCTATGCATGTGGAGCCGGTTGCGTGGATTTCCCAGAGGAAAGATGTGCTTTATGCTTTTTTCTTTTTTCTTTCAATGCTTCTGTATGTTGATTACGCTAAAAGGCCCTCAGCGTTAAAATATACTTTTACATTGATTGCCTTTATTTGCTCTCTGATGTCGAAAGCTATGGCGGTAACATTACCGGCTGTGTTATTGATTGCAGACATATACCCGTTAGAGAGATTTAGCGGCAGAGAGCGTAATCGTTCAATAATTTATGAGAAAATTCCTTTTTTCTTTTTTTCAATTGTAATTTCAGTCGTAACATATCTGGTACAGAAAAGTGCCGGAGCTGTTGAGACAAAGCAGCCGGTTGCTTTAATAATTCGTCTTGGCAATGCCGTTATTTCTTTGGCTGAATATGTAAGCAAACTTTTCATTCCTGTAAATATGTCTGTCTTTTATCCATACAGAGCCGGTATTGCTGTATGGGAAGTGTTGGTTTGTGCAGCTCTGATTACGGCAATGACTTTTTTAGCCGTTAAATATTTAAAGAAACGTCCTTATATTTTTACCGGCTGGTTTTTTTACTTAGTGACAATATCACCGGTTATCGGTATAATTCAGGCAGGTTCTCAGTCTGTGGCGGACAGATACACATACGTGCCCTATGTTGGTTTGTTTATTATCATTGCCTGCCTTGTGACGGAGTCTCTTCAAAAGTATGCTAAATATTGTGTTACAGCGGCGGCGGCAATAACCATTTTTGTCTTTATGTTGATTTCATTTAAGCAGATTTCAAGGTGGAAAGATTCTGAGACTCTTTTGAGGCATGGAATCAGTGTGACGGAAAATAATTATGTTTTATACAATAATTTAGCCGAAGTGCTCCAGAGACAGTGGAAAACTTCAGAGGCTCTGAAAAACTATTCAGCGGCTCTTTCAATAAAACCTGACTATGCCGATGCAAGGGCCGGTATAGGTATAGCATACATGTATGAGGGTAATTTCGATAAGGCGCTTGAAAACTTAAATATAGCTCTGCAATTAAACCCCAAATGTGTTGAGGCATACATAGCGCTGGCTGCAATAATCACAGCCCGGGGACAACAAGCAACAGCGCTTCAATACTTAAACAGGGGATTAAGCATAGCGCCAAACTCAGCCCTGCTCCGCTATAACCTTGGGGTAACGTACCTTGCTGCAGGGAAAAGTGCGGAGGCGTTGGAGAATTTAAAGATATCTGTAAATTTAAATCCTTACGATGCAAAGGCGTTTTTTTATCTTGGAAATGTTTATGCCGCACAAGGTAAACTAACGGAAGCTGAGAGCGCTTACCGGAGTGCTCTGCATTTGCAGCCGGACTATACTGATGCTATGGTTAATCTGGGAAATGTGTCTATTTATCAAAAACGTATAGAGGAAGCAGTCAAAATTTTTACTATAGCCTCAGAGTCTGCAATGGCGCCCCCTGAGGCATTTAATGGTCTGGGCAGCGCTCTTATAATGTCCGGGCAGCCCCAAAGGGCGATAAAACCCCTGCAAAGAGCTATTGAACTCAGACCGGATTTCAAGGAGGCTCTCGTTAATCTTGAAATTGCTAAGGCAAACCTAAGGTGA